TGCCGTTTATTGCTAGGTATCGGAAGGAAGTTACGGGGAATCTGGATGAGGAGCAGATTCGGGATGTAATTGAGAAAATTACGTATTACAGAAATTTGGAAAAAAGGAAAGAGGAAGTTATAAGGCTGATTGAGGAGCAAGGGAAACTGACTGAGGAATTGCATAAAAGTATTGTAAATGCGATAAAACTGCAAGAAGTGGAAGATCTGTACCTGCCTTATAAGAAAAAGAAAAAAACAAAGGCGGATATTGCAAAAGATCAAGGGTTGGAGCCTCTTTCAGAGTTTGCGTTAGCCAAAGGGACTACGATGGAGCAACTGGAGAAAGAAGCCAAGAAGTATGTTACGGAAGAAGTGGCGGATGTTAAGGCTGCAATTGAAGGAGTTCACTTGATTATCGCTCAGGATATTTCGGAAAATATTAAAATCAGGGAGTTCTTAAGGGATAAAATTGCAAAATTTGGAATTTTGACTTCTAAAGTTATTGAGAAAAATAAAGAAAATGATGAAAAAGGTGTTTATCAGGATTATTATGAATATTCGGAACAGATTGGGAGAAGCGCTTCAAATAGGATTCTTGCGTTAAATCGTGGAGAAAAGGAAAAGATATTGAAAGTCGACATTGATATTGATGAAAAAACAGAAGAAGTTATAACAAACTTTATTCTGAATACTTTTGAAAATAAAAATTTAACTGAATTTTTTAAGGAAGTTATAAAAGATTCGATGGACAGACTGGCTTATCCATCCATAAAGAATGAAGTGAGAAATATTTATACAGAAAAAGCGGAAGAAGAAGCGATCAATATTTTTTCTGAAAATCTGGAAAAACTGCTATTACAACCGCCTCTATCGAAAAAAACGCTTATGGGATTGGATCCAGGATACAGAACGGGCTGTAAGATGGTAATTATCAATAAAGACGGATTTTATGAAACAAATGACGTACTTTTCCTTGTGGATGGAGTGCATAATGAAAGGCAGCTTGCGACTGCAAAGAAAAAAATATTGGATTATATAGCAAAATATGACGTAGATATTATCGCAATTGGAAATGGGACGGCTTCAAGAGAAACGGAGGCATTTGTTGCGGATGTGATAAAGGAGGCTAAGAAAAAGGTTTCGTATCTGATTGCAAATGAGGCTGGAGCTTCAATTTATTCTGCATCAAAATTGGCTATTGAGGAATTTCCTGATCTGGATGTTACGGCAAGAGGTGCGATTTCTATTGCAAGAAGAATTCAGGATCCAATGGCAGAACTTGTAAAAATTGATCCAAAATCAATTGGAGTGGGAATGTATCAGCATGATGTAAATCAGAAAAAGCTAAATGAAACTTTGGAGCAGACAATTGAGCATGTAGTAAATAACGTAGGAGTCAATATAAATACAGCTTCATGGGCATTATTAAGTTTTGTTTCTGGAATTAAGAAGAATGTGGCAAAAAATCTTGTGGATTATAGACACGAAAATGGTGATTTTAAGGACAGAAAACAGCTTAAAAAAGTAAAAGGGCTGGGAGATAAGGCATTTGAGCAGATGGCAGGATTTGTTGTTGTGCCTGACAGTGAAAATCCGCTTGATAACACGATTATCCATCCAGAATCATATCACATTGCAGAAATTATCTTGAAGGAAGCTAGCTGTAAAGTTGAGGACTTAAAAGAAGATTTGGATGTTGTAAGACAAAAATTGCAGAAAATAGACTTAGAAAAAATTATTAAGGAAAATGATTTTGGAAGGGAAACAGCGAAGGATGTATATGAGGCGCTGTTAAAGGACAGACGTGATCCCCGTGATGAATTTGAAAAACCGCTTTTACGTTCGGATATTTTGAACATGGATGACTTGACAGAAGGAATGATTCTGGAAGGAACTGTGAGAAATGTGGCAAAATTTGGAGCATTTGTTGACATAGGGTTAAAAAATGATGCATTGATTCATATTTCTGAAATAGCAGAAAAATTTGTTTCAGACGCTACAAAGGAACTTTCTGTGGGACAAATTATAAAAGTTAAAATATTGTCGTTGGATAAGGAAAGAGGAAGAGTGGGACTTACGAGAAAAGGACTTTAAATGGAGTTTAAAAATTAGGCTTAATTTGCTCAGATTTAAAACTATTTAATTATTTGTTTAGTTTTGGAATAGGCTAAAATTTAATTTAGAAAAAAATTTGTACTTTTGTAAAAAATTTGATAAAATATAGTATAAGATGTTAATTATTTTAACAAAATCATAGAAAGAAGGTTTTTGAAAAATGGAATTTTTAGTAGGTTTAATACCAATCATTTTATTTTTAATTTTGTTAGCAGTTTTAAAAAAATCTGCGTTGTTTAGTACTTATGCGAGCTTGATTGTAGCGATTATTTTGAACTTTGTCATGTCAAGCTGGCGAATTCCAGTTCAAGGGATTATTGCTTCACTTTTTGAAGGATTCGCAGTGGCTTGGATGCCAATTGGATTTGTAATAATAGCGGCTATTTTTGCTTATGACTTATCAGTGAAAAATGGTAAAATTGAAATCATCAAAACGATGTTGGGAAATATTACATCAGATAGACGTGCACAAGCTTTAATACTTGCCTGGGGATTTGGTGGATTTATAGAAGGTATTGCAGGATATGGGACAGCGGTTGCAATTCCGGCGGCAATTATGATTTCTTTAGGATTTTCTCCTATGACAGCGGCGATGATTTGTTTACTTGCAAATTCGACACCGACAGCATTTGGAACAGTAGGGCTTCCAGTTACAACAATGATTTCGAACTTTGGATTAAATGCTCAACAGACAGCATTATTTACATCATTGCTATTGTTACTATTAACTTGTGTTATTCCTTTTATTTTAGTAGTTTTTGCAAATAAAGAAATAGATGGCGGAAAAAATCCAGCTTTTGGAAAAGGAATTTTACCAGTAGTTATCGCATCAATTATTGGATACATGATACAACCGTTAATAGCTATGACGACTGGGGCTGAACTTCCTACAATTATTTCAAGTTTAATAGCAATGATTTTAATGATTGTAGCGACAAAAATGTTTGTTAAGGCAGAAGAAGGATTTGAAACTGTGGCAGTTTCTACTAAAGATGCAATTTTAGCTTGGCTTCCATATATTTTAATGGTAGTTTTAATTGTAGGGACAAGTCCAGTTGTTAAAGTTATAAATGAGCCTTTACACGAGCATACAATTTCAACAATTGATTTTTCATTTGGGCATTGGGCAACTTGGTTTAGAGATGCCAAAAGTGCAAAAGAAGCTGGAGTTGCGTTTAAATGGATTTTGGCACCAGCTGCACCTTTATTTGTAGCAACAGTTATCGCAGGATTTATTCAAAAAGTAAAAGTAAAAGACATGGTCGAAGTACTAGGTCATACAATTTATCATAAATTAGATAAAATGTTAGTAATTATGGGAATTGTAGCACTTTCAGTAGTTATGAAGCACAGTGGAATGACAGCAAGTATTGCAGATGGTCTTAAAACATTAACTGGATCAGGATTTCCGTTTATTGCACCATTCTTAGGTACAATTGGAACATTTGTTACAGGAAGTGATTTATCATCTAACTTGTTATTTGGTGGAATTCAAGTAGGAGTAGCGAAAGGATTATCACAAAATCCAGCACTGCAATCATTGTTAATTGCAGCTAATACCGCTGGAGCTACAGGTGGTAAAATGATTTCACCACAAAATATCGCAATTGTAACATCAGTTTCTGCAGCATTAAATGGAAAAGATGGAGAACTTTTAGGAAAAACTATTAAATATTCTGTATTGTATGGACTTGTGTTAGGTATTTTGACATTTGTTGGAGCAGGAATGGTTATTAAATAATTTTAAAATCAAAAATTTAAAAATTTAGATGTAATAGTTAAAGAAAAAGGAGAATACTAAAAATTTGGTATCTCCTTATTTGTATATTTAAGGACAATAACTAAGAAAAAAATAATATATAAAGCTGAGTTATTTTAAAATGTATAAAATTGTGATATAATAAAAAACATAAATAAAGAGAATAATTTAAAAGAAAAATATGGGAGGAAAAATGTCGGAAAATAATAACGTGGAAGACAAGGTAGATTATGCAAAAACGTTAAATTTACCAAAGACGAGCTTTAAAATGAAAGCTAATTTGGCACAAAAAGAACCTTTAACATTAAGGGACTGGAAAAAAGCTCAAATTTATGAAAAATCATTGAATGAAGGGGCACCATTTTTTGTGCTGCACGATGGGCCTCCGTATGCAAATGGAGATATTCACATCGGGCATGCGTTAAATAAAATATTGAAGGATATTATTTTAAAATATAAAAGATTAAGAGGTTATAACGCACCATATATTCCAGGATGGGATACGCATGGTCTTCCTATCGAATGGAAAATAATGGAAGAACTTGGAGAAAAGGCAAAAAATATGACTCCATTGCAAATTAGACAGGAATGTAAAAAATATGCTTTGAAATGGGTAGAAAAACAAAAAGAAGGATTCAAAAGGCTTGGAATTTTAGGAAACTGGGATAATCCTTATATCACTTTAATGCCTGAATACGAAGCGGAACAGTTAAAAGTATTTAAGGAAATTTATGAAAATGGTTATGTTTATAAAGGATTAAAACCAGTTTACTGGTCACCTACGACTGAAACAGCTTTGGCTGAAGCGGAAATCGAGTATAAAGATGTAGAGTCTCATTCAATTTATGTAAAATTTGAAGGGACACAGGATTTA
This genomic stretch from Leptotrichia trevisanii DSM 22070 harbors:
- a CDS encoding Tex family protein — translated: MDIVASVAKELNFKVPQVENTIKLFDEGATVPFIARYRKEVTGNLDEEQIRDVIEKITYYRNLEKRKEEVIRLIEEQGKLTEELHKSIVNAIKLQEVEDLYLPYKKKKKTKADIAKDQGLEPLSEFALAKGTTMEQLEKEAKKYVTEEVADVKAAIEGVHLIIAQDISENIKIREFLRDKIAKFGILTSKVIEKNKENDEKGVYQDYYEYSEQIGRSASNRILALNRGEKEKILKVDIDIDEKTEEVITNFILNTFENKNLTEFFKEVIKDSMDRLAYPSIKNEVRNIYTEKAEEEAINIFSENLEKLLLQPPLSKKTLMGLDPGYRTGCKMVIINKDGFYETNDVLFLVDGVHNERQLATAKKKILDYIAKYDVDIIAIGNGTASRETEAFVADVIKEAKKKVSYLIANEAGASIYSASKLAIEEFPDLDVTARGAISIARRIQDPMAELVKIDPKSIGVGMYQHDVNQKKLNETLEQTIEHVVNNVGVNINTASWALLSFVSGIKKNVAKNLVDYRHENGDFKDRKQLKKVKGLGDKAFEQMAGFVVVPDSENPLDNTIIHPESYHIAEIILKEASCKVEDLKEDLDVVRQKLQKIDLEKIIKENDFGRETAKDVYEALLKDRRDPRDEFEKPLLRSDILNMDDLTEGMILEGTVRNVAKFGAFVDIGLKNDALIHISEIAEKFVSDATKELSVGQIIKVKILSLDKERGRVGLTRKGL
- a CDS encoding L-lactate permease, producing MEFLVGLIPIILFLILLAVLKKSALFSTYASLIVAIILNFVMSSWRIPVQGIIASLFEGFAVAWMPIGFVIIAAIFAYDLSVKNGKIEIIKTMLGNITSDRRAQALILAWGFGGFIEGIAGYGTAVAIPAAIMISLGFSPMTAAMICLLANSTPTAFGTVGLPVTTMISNFGLNAQQTALFTSLLLLLLTCVIPFILVVFANKEIDGGKNPAFGKGILPVVIASIIGYMIQPLIAMTTGAELPTIISSLIAMILMIVATKMFVKAEEGFETVAVSTKDAILAWLPYILMVVLIVGTSPVVKVINEPLHEHTISTIDFSFGHWATWFRDAKSAKEAGVAFKWILAPAAPLFVATVIAGFIQKVKVKDMVEVLGHTIYHKLDKMLVIMGIVALSVVMKHSGMTASIADGLKTLTGSGFPFIAPFLGTIGTFVTGSDLSSNLLFGGIQVGVAKGLSQNPALQSLLIAANTAGATGGKMISPQNIAIVTSVSAALNGKDGELLGKTIKYSVLYGLVLGILTFVGAGMVIK